One Benincasa hispida cultivar B227 chromosome 5, ASM972705v1, whole genome shotgun sequence genomic window carries:
- the LOC120077173 gene encoding pentatricopeptide repeat-containing protein At4g11690: MVSKSIGFVNPFLPNRITSSFFTNSSILTYSTQPNLNYDSACGFSHYAIINASLQSQPLEQSLHNFKLMVLKGYCPSSSSFNNVLGQLAKSGNLHRTWWFFSEFLERTQFDVYSFGITIKAFCENGNISKGFDLLAQMERMGLSANVVIYTILIDACCKNGDIEQAKVLFSRMDDLGLVANHYTYTVMINGFFKKGYQKDGFELYEKMKLVGVLPTLYTYNSLINEYCRDGKLSLAFKLFDEMSTRGVSCNVITYNILIGGLCRKRQVSKAEWLLEQMKQAHINPTTRTFNLLIDGLCNTGKLDKALSYFDKMKLIGQSPTSVTYNILIAGFSKVGNSSVVSELVREMEDRGISPSKVTYTILMHAFVRSDDVEKAYEMFRLMKKIGSVPDQHTYGVLIHGLCMKGNMVEASKLYKSMVEMHLEPNDVIYNTMINGYCKECNSYKALKFLEEMVKKGVTPSVASYSFTIAVLCNEGKSTEAKHLLKEMIEAGLKPSESLCCKVG, encoded by the coding sequence ATGGTGTCCAAATCCATTGGCTTCGTAAACCCATTTCTTCCTAATAGGATCACCTCGTCTTTCTTCACTAATTCTTCCATTTTAACCTATTCAACACAACCAAATCTTAATTATGATTCGGCCTGTGGATTTTCTCATTATGCAATTATCAATGCTTCTCttcaatctcaaccattagaacAATCCCTTCACAATTTTAAACTAATGGTCCTTAAAGGGTATTGTCCCAGTTCATCCTCTTTCAATAATGTGTTGGGTCAACTTGCTAAATCAGGCAATTTGCATAGAACTTGGTGGTTTTTCTCTGAATTTTTGGAGAGGACTCAGTTTGATGTGTATAGTTTTGGGATTACGATTAAAGCCTTTTGCGAAAATGGAAATATAAGCAAAGGTTTTGATCTTTTGGCTCAAATGGAAAGGATGGGCTTGTCTGCTAATGTTGTTATATACACTATCTTGATTGATGCTTGTTGTAAAAATGGTGACATTGAACAAGCTAAAGTATTGTTTTCTAGGATGGATGACCTTGGTTTGGTTGCTAATCATTATACTTATACTGTCATGATTAATGGATTTTTCAAGAAAGGATATCAGAAAGATGGTTTTGAGCTTTATGAGAAGATGAAGCTTGTTGGGGTGTTACCCACTTTATATACTTACAACAGTCTTATTAATGAATATTGTAGGGATGGGAAGTTGAGCCTTGCATTTAAGTTGTTTGATGAAATGTCTACAAGAGGGGTGTCATGTAATGTAATCACATACAATATTCTAATTGGTGGGTTATGTCGTAAGAGACAAGTTTCGAAAGCTGAATGGCTGTTAGAACAAATGAAACAAGCTCATATAAATCCAACTACTAGAACATTTAATTTGTTGATAGATGGGTTGTGTAACACTGGAAAGTTGGACAAAGCCTTAAGTTACTTTGATAAGATGAAGTTGATTGGTCAGTCTCCAACTTCTGTGACCTACAATATTTTAATTGCGGGTTTCTCTAAAGTAGGAAATTCGTCTGTGGTTTCGGAGTTAGTGAGAGAGATGGAGGATAGAGGCATTTCTCCCTCTAAAGTGACATATACAATTCTGATGCATGCGTTTGTCCGATCCGATGATGTAGAGAAAGCCTATGAGATGTTTCGTCTCATGAAGAAAATTGGTTCAGTCCCTGATCAGCATACATATGGTGTCCTAATCCATGGTTTATGTATGAAAGGTAATATGGTAGAGGCATCAAAACTGTACAAATCAATGGTAGAGATGCATTTGGAGCCTAATGATGTTATCTATAACACAATGATAAATGGATactgcaaagagtgcaactctTACAAGGCCTTAAAGTTTCTTGAAGAGATGGTTAAAAAAGGAGTAACTCCAAGTGTGGCTAGTTACAGTTTCACCATTGCAGTCCTCTGCAACGAAGGGAAGTCGACCGAGGCAAAACATTTACTTAAAGAGATGATTGAAGCTGGGTTGAAGCCGTCGGAATCTCTCTGTTGTAAAGTTGGTTAA